The following is a genomic window from Mus pahari chromosome 1, PAHARI_EIJ_v1.1, whole genome shotgun sequence.
GTCAGGGGCAGAGTGAGACACTGGCTATGTCCCAGgggctgctgctgtggctgctgctgagcCCAAGTGTGGTGTGGGCCTCCAGGGGCCCCCTTCGGCCACTGTGCCGGCCTGTCAACGCCACTCTGGCTGCAGAGAATGAGTTCTGCCCAGTCTGCATCACCTTCACCACCAGCATCTGTGCCGGCTACTGTCCTAGCATGGTGAGCTGACCAAATGGGGTGGGCTCCTGGGCAGGGACCATGGCTACTATGGGGGACTGAAAGGCCGGGTGGGCATTCCGCCTAGAATGGGGCCGGGGCAGGGACACTCAGAAGAGGCCTTTCTCCACCCCGCACTCAGGTCCGAGTCCTGCCGGCCGCCTTGCCTCCTGTGCCTCAGCCAGTGTGCACCTACCGGGAGCTGCGCTTCGCATCTGTCCACCTCCCTGGCTGCCCACCCGGTGTAGACCCCATAGTCTCCTTTCCTGTAGCCCTCAGCTGCCGCTGTGGGCCCTGCAGGCTCAGTAGCTCTGACTGTGGGGGTCCCAGGACTCAACCAATGGCCTGtgacctcccccacctccctggcctcctcctcctctgaggccCACCCCTTCACTCCCCGCCCCTCTGGAGCTGGCAGGTGTTCTAaccatccctccctcccaataAAGGCTTTCCAACTGCGCTCCGATGTCCTTTCGTAGGCTCTGAGGACACAGCAGAGCTCCagttttcaataattttatacaAAGTCACAGTGTTAGAACTTGTAGAAAACGGGGTGGAAAGAGTTGGGGTGCCGGGTCAGCTCAGGAGGTGTCCATTGTTTCGCCTTCTGCAGAGAGGGGAAGACAGCATGAGTGAGCTGGGTGCTCCTGCACACAGCCCTCTCCCACAGTTCGAGCAGCCATACTCACTGAGCTCCATACTCACTGAGCTCGTTGAAGAGGAAGGCGTCCTGGTACTCCTTCATGTACTGTGTGGAGCGGGATTCATCCAGGAAGAGGGAGTATACTCGCTTAATGTCATCCACCTGCACCTCGGTGCCCTGAGAGCCGGCGGGACACAGCTCAGATGAGCAGGGGGCCACCTCACCTCCTCCCCCAGCTTTTCCCTCTAAAACAGCTACTGTGGTTCTTAGTCTCCACTCAATATCCATGTACCATGGCCCACGGGCTACCCCAGGGGCCATCCCTCATTCCTCCAGGCTAATCTGCTGGCTGACCTTTCGTTTCCGGCACACCAGGCTGGCCGCGGTGATGAGCTGGATGGCGTAGCGCAGGGAGGTCTCGAGCCCAATGCGGGTCAGCACTGTGTAGGCGTCCTCGCTCATCTCCACGTCTTCCTCCTCACAGCTGTGGGCAGGCAGGAGTGGCATATCACCCCACCCATCCCATAGTACAAACAGACACAGGGGTCTCAAAACCACAGATGATGAGGCTAAAAGAGCCAAGGCACAGGGAGGGCCTCCCCACCACCAGCTCCCCACTGCTGGTCTTCCCCGGCTCAGAGGCCTGGGTGAATGCCGCACCGGATGCGCAGAATCTGCTTGGTATCCTTCTCACTGTAGGGTGACGTTGACACAATGAGCAAGCGGTCCAGCAGGTCGATGGGGATGCCATGGGGACTCTGGTAGCTGGTGCCTCGGATCCTGGGGGGTCAGGGAAGACTGTTAATGGATGTTTTGGGAAAACATACACGCCACCATAGCCCACTTGGGAACTAGAAAAACTATGTGGGCACAGGCTCTCGTCGCCTGTAAGCACAGTTCACCCCAGCTGTGCTAGTGGCTGTCCTGTCGCCTGCTGCCCTGGCAAACCCAGACAGTTCTTGGTGGGCAGTGGGATCCATTGGAAAATTATTCCAGGCACAGGAAGGGGGTTTAGCCATAAATAGAGTTTACTGTTCTCCAGGGGTGGCTCAGGCCAGCAGGCAGAATCTAACCTACCACTCATGTACTTTCAGGGACTGCAGGTCAACATCAGCTTGCAAAGGGGTCCTTAGGGCTGACTCCCCTCCCACCTTCAAATCTACGGCCTTGGGCAAGCTGTTCAGCTTTGCTGGCCTACCCTGTAAAGTGGGAGTAGTGGGGTGAAGTgcagggaaggaagccaggtCCCAGCCTGTTAGGGCTGTCTGCCACGTGCCTTCACCACAACCACACccaaatccagttccaggggacctggagACTTCTTGTGGCATCTGTGGGTACCACATACGTGTGTACACataacatagacacacacataaaagtaaattagagaagggctggagagatggctagaatacatgctgttcttacagaggacccacaCTTGGTAGCTCACACCTGCTGCTAAGTCTACCTGCAGGGCACCTGCCATACTATTTTGGACTCTGCCCACACCTACATTCACGCTTGCacatatcccctcccccacattcacacaacaacaacaaaaagaagccatGCTAAAAACACATGAGACAGGGTGATGTGCTTGATGAAGCCCAGGAGCCGCCCTCAAAGGGAGTTTGGCTCCCCACACTTGGGTTTGTGTACTCTTAATCTGGGAACTATCTAGAAAGGGTCTCgggtatgtagcccaggctagcctagaactcaaactcctcctgtctcagcctacaCAGCACTAGGACTATGGCTGGTACCGACATGCCCAGTGTCCACAGCATCTTTAGGTCAATACTTATGGGCTATGATGACTGAGTGGCGGGTTGATCACAGCAATTTGTGACACATGTAGTAGAGAGCCCTGTGCTCAGCATAGGGGTCTGCCCGAGACTGTGAGGGCCACGCTGCGTGAGGGCCACACTGGAGGCAAGCCCAGTGCTCAGCAGACAGTCCATTTACCTTGAGGCCACCATCAACCCCCGGCCCAGAACATGCTTCCCCAGAGACCTGTAGAGTTGCTCGCTCACCGGGTGATGCCGCGGTTGGTGGCCATGATGAGGACAGGCGCCATGTCGCTCTCCAGGGCCCGGTTGAGGAAAGAGAAGCTCTCAATATCCAGCATGTGAACCTCGTCGATGAACAGCACCTGGGAGCCAGGAGGACCTAGGTTAAGGGCCCCTCCGCCCTGGTCTTGGTTGGGTCTAAACACGCCCACCCGGGCTGCGGCCACTCACCCCAGGGATGATCTCCGCTTtgccctcctctctccactcagCCACCTTGGCATTGATCTGTTCTCGGACTTCTGACTTGATCTCCCCCGTGTCTCCTACCAGAGACGGGGGTGTCAGTTAGAATTAGAGACTGGGTTCAGGACCAAcccggagaaagaggaacactgggGAGGAGGGCTCTGGGCTGCAGCAGCAGGGCAAAGAGGACAGAGGCGGAGACTGAGGGAGGACTTGAGGGCAGCATGAGGAAggacacactcagacacaaaaggcAAGCAGCAGCTCTGTTAAGAAAAGGGCAGAAAAGCTGGGAGTAGGCTATGCCGAGGGGGGACAAAGAAGGGTGCACCAGAGCATTCAAGGCCTTGGGGACTGCTTGGGGAAGGGCAGCTGACCTGAGAAGAGGGCCAGGAAGCCCTGAGTACGGGAGTTGATGACGTCAATCTCATGAAGGGACACAGTGTGCACCACCTCCTTACGTTTCTGCAGCTCTCCGTCTGGGCACTGAAcaaacttggtctacagagccaaGGGCAGGTGTGAGGGCAGCCAAGGCATAGGTCCCTCCCCGCAGCCCCACACTGGGAAGTAACGCAGCATCCAGACCCCGTGACATAACAGGAGATACAGAAACATCCCAGCTCGGGATGAGGGTGAGGGATGAGCAGAGCACCTGGGAGCCCATGGCGTCGTAGTCCCGTGCACGTGTGAAAGAGCGGCCCAGCTTGGAGATCTTGCCAGTGGCCTTGTCGATGGTGATGACGTCTCTGAAGGAGCAATAGCAAAATGTAAGAGGGCGCCACTCCCCTCACCATCCAGCCACCTCCGTGGTCCTGTGGCTCACCCGGCCTGGACCTTGTCTTTGGTCAGGGACTCGATCATCTTGGTACCCAGATCGTAGATGGTCTCCATCTCCGTGGTCTTGAGGGTCAGTTTGCCCACCTTGGATCCCTGAGGGTGACACACCAGCAAATGCTCAAAGGACTTCATCCCTTTGTGGTCAAGGCTTCAAATGGGTGTGGCATAGGCAGCTCAAAGAGGGGGATGGCTTTGGGAGGTGAGTGTGTCacagagggtggggagaaggtgtcAAATTTAACATGGCTCTTTCATATCCAAATgaaaggcatttttgtttttgttttttgtagttcCAGGGCTAGAACCCTGGGCCCAGCACTGAACAACCAAGGCACGCCCCCATGCTCTCTCGTGGATCCTAGGCAGGccagctctctaccactgagctgtgcaTCCTCACAGAGGCTCAAgagacctcctgcctctgcctcctgagtatctGACCACAGCAGAAAAACAGCACTTTTGTAAACTACAAAATCAAAGCAGTAAATAAAAAGACAACTAAGCTGGGCCATGGAAATGGGTAGAGCACGTGAAGCCAACCCTAATGA
Proteins encoded in this region:
- the LOC110332471 gene encoding lutropin subunit beta — translated: MERLQGLLLWLLLSPSVVWASRGPLRPLCRPVNATLAAENEFCPVCITFTTSICAGYCPSMVRVLPAALPPVPQPVCTYRELRFASVHLPGCPPGVDPIVSFPVALSCRCGPCRLSSSDCGGPRTQPMACDLPHLPGLLLL
- the Ruvbl2 gene encoding ruvB-like 2; protein product: MATVAATTKVPEIRDVTRIERIGAHSHIRGLGLDDALEPRQASQGMVGQLAARRAAGVVLEMIREGKIAGRAVLIAGQPGTGKTAIAMGMAQALGPDTPFTAIAGSEIFSLEMSKTEALTQAFRRSIGVRIKEETEIIEGEVVEIQIDRPATGTGSKVGKLTLKTTEMETIYDLGTKMIESLTKDKVQAGDVITIDKATGKISKLGRSFTRARDYDAMGSQTKFVQCPDGELQKRKEVVHTVSLHEIDVINSRTQGFLALFSGDTGEIKSEVREQINAKVAEWREEGKAEIIPGVLFIDEVHMLDIESFSFLNRALESDMAPVLIMATNRGITRIRGTSYQSPHGIPIDLLDRLLIVSTSPYSEKDTKQILRIRCEEEDVEMSEDAYTVLTRIGLETSLRYAIQLITAASLVCRKRKGTEVQVDDIKRVYSLFLDESRSTQYMKEYQDAFLFNELKGETMDTS